In Melitaea cinxia chromosome 4, ilMelCinx1.1, whole genome shotgun sequence, a single genomic region encodes these proteins:
- the LOC123670417 gene encoding trimethyllysine dioxygenase, mitochondrial, translating into MSVLDSVTVLEKSITIKFENGTSVTYEDIWLRDHCRCSSCYHADTFQRAHHLLDIPEVSISSVLYDKKTLQIIWSDNHESNYTAEFLEEVYFGKWNDSQRLKPIMWRGEEVAYRVAKIHVDKFLNTVEGSKSVFKSLLEYGVALIENVDASVEATEQVCKALGGIQSTLFGGMWEFTTVQDHADTAYTNLPLAVHNDNTYFTEAAGLQILHCLEHSNGSGGETLLVDGFYGATVLREQYPDDYEFLTNFDIEAEYLDGSNHYKFSAPVIRLDKKNNIHQIRFNVYDRSAMAFSSREECKAYYRSLRNLSRYYENPEFQWKFKLKPGLVMVMDNFRVLHGRKGFNGKRVLCGSYVSRSDWLNKARVLRLIK; encoded by the exons ATGTCAG ttttagaTTCAGTGACTGTATtagaaaaatcaataactattaaatttgaaaatggcACATCGGTCACTTATGAGGATATTTGGTTACGTGACCATTGCAG GTGTTCATCTTGCTACCACGCCGATACATTTCAAAGAGCTCATCATTTGTTAGACATACCAGAAGTCAGCATCAGTAGCGTGttgtatgataaaaaaactCTTCAAATTATAT GGAGTGACAATCACGAATCAAACTACACGGCTGAATTTTTAGAAGAAGTTTATTTTGGAAAGTGGAATGATAGCCAAAGACTGAAACCAATAATGTGGCGTGGAGAAGAAGTAGCGTACAGAGTTGCAAAAATACACGTTGATAAATTTCTAAACACAGTTGAAGGATCTAAATCAGTATTTAAGTCTCTATTGGAATACGGTGTCGCTCTTATTGAAAAC GTAGACGCATCAGTTGAAGCAACAGAACAGGTGTGTAAAGCGTTAGGAGGTATCCAAAGCACATTGTTCGGTGGAATGTGGGAGTTCACTACAGTTCAAGACCACGCTGACACTGCTTATACGAACCTACCACTGGCAGTGCATAATGATAATACGTACTTTACTGAAGCTGCAGg ATTACAAATTCTGCACTGTCTCGAACATTCCAACGGCTCTGGCGGAGAAACTTTACTTGTTGATGGTTTTTATGGAGCGACAGTATTGAGAGAGCAATATCCTGATGACTATGAATTCTTAACAAACTTTGACATAGAAGCTGAGTATTTAGATGGTAGCAACCACTATAAATTTTCAGCTCCAGTAATTCGGCtggataagaaaaataacatccATCAAATTAG ATTTAACGTGTACGACCGTTCGGCGATGGCATTCTCAAGCAGAGAGGAATGTAAGGCATACTATCGTTCGCTGCGGAATTTATCAAGATACTATGAAAATCCGGAATTTCAGTGGAAATTCAAACTTAAACCAG ggCTCGTAATGGTGATGGATAATTTCAGAGTCTTACACGGAAGAAAAGGCTTCAACGGTAAAAGAGTTCTTTGTGGGAGCTACGTGTCGCGTTCTGATTGGCTAAACAAAGCTAGAGTGCTTCGTCTTATAAAATaa